In Schizosaccharomyces osmophilus chromosome 2, complete sequence, the following proteins share a genomic window:
- a CDS encoding DNA-binding transcription factor, zf-fungal binuclear cluster type — MQQSSPAPILPNATQTRVNMTNQQDGQRGVETNTDDSKPNSPSLPSWIHEKTKAGKERKRLPLACQSCRKKKIKCSGERPSCDQCLKHNTSCIYKSNPRRSHSRHEEIHHHQQWYLQQQQNRAAAAATANASGSHSQESLSEQTPLTQIGSPRDSAPSSSSSSINMNIPKQRSSPSLNSPATYPYMLNSRVPVSNPQVSMMSASLSKNLVLDQNDSNSASPESTSNPISSNNVYPSEVMYVPSATNPSVPKSQSFSGNMPSDVSSVLPIAPTNTSNSTPVSVAAPVPLSPAVQYQSQQPTRIPVTPAATSIPPPDPLPYVPSHPTATDNSLFPVNTIPSLSAGEYPLYSSYGGYSPKPQFPFFDNKAGNSFPSSTYSDVSNMTQPVAISNYTLNTKSSNEKDESEREAALIDGKLPDPLASLTMPSTPVTELPPLELRIHLAEVFFHCCHGQAYNLFHRPTFFESLNNNTIPLVLVYAICAVSARFSSRMHDQYSPPYMAGEQFAREARRLALDNFDRPDLSLVAALLLLSLHDSGTGENGKSWMYGGMALRMAAALQLNCEQGSNPLDLDNIDSGPRISFLERELRRRTFWSCFLMDRCISSHEHLQFLDENDIGIQLPVHELLFTKQIAGVTQTLDGRILEGVPSIVIPSDTTENMGVAAYIVKIIAIWGRAVKYFKHDGRRRDPHPYWHRNSDFTQISEALYKWADGLPQRLRYSVVGLENHLSIQQGAQYAFLHLAYHYTLMWLFRSIGESENNQLSRTSSTVSLTGNTIFFSPVWHNPHESHNSEFQAEQKPESHVNSAARRLHKAAREMCLRCANAISMIVDDCRKHNVILTSPFIASGVYTAFCIQTEAAFGLNVLAASTARHNLEIDLRLMLEMKNYWGSIGALCERMSEIWADWVQRTSSGSTANDTVANEPIDEEKMLDLEKHFMYIAESPMVANHNVQETYSSDLMSHFGLPKNADWNQWNGLWPSDDLRNYQESTIDSLVAYATGNPGWNVSFAG; from the coding sequence ATGCAACAATCGAGTCCTGCACCGATACTTCCGAATGCAACGCAGACGAGAGTAAATATGACGAACCAGCAAGATGGACAGAGAGGCGTGGAAACAAATACGGATGACTCGAAACCGAATTCACCTTCCCTTCCCAGTTggattcatgaaaaaacaaaagcaggaaaagaacgaaaacGATTACCTCTTGCTTGCCAGTCatgtagaaaaaagaaaattaaatgTTCAGGAGAACGTCCATCATGTGATCAATGCTTAAAACATAATACATCTTGCATTTACAAGTCGAATCCACGACGATCCCATTCAAGACATGAAGAGATTCACCATCATCAACAGTGGTATCTTCAGCAGCAGCAAAACCGTGCCGCTGCTGCTGCTACAGCAAATGCCTCTGGCTCTCACTCGCAAGAGTCGTTATCCGAACAAACTCCGTTAACTCAAATCGGTAGTCCTCGTGACTCGGCCCCTTCTTCGTCGTCTTCGTCTATAAATATGAATATACCGAAACAACGAAGTTCTCCGTCTTTGAATTCTCCTGCTACATATCCGTACATGTTGAATTCTCGGGTACCCGTTAGTAATCCACAAGTGTCAATGATGTCTGCTTCACTTTCTAAGAATCTTGTTCTCGACCAAAATGATTCAAATTCGGCTTCACCCGAATCAACTTCCAATCCCATCTCTAGTAATAATGTTTACCCTTCTGAAGTTATGTATGTCCCTTCCGCTACGAATCCTTCTGTTCCAAAAAGCCAGAGTTTTTCTGGCAACATGCCTTCAGACGTCAGTTCCGTTTTACCTATTGCTCCTACAAACACCTCCAACTCAACTCCTGTTTCTGTTGCCGCTCCAGTTCCCCTTAGTCCCGCAGTCCAATACCAATCGCAGCAACCAACAAGAATCCCTGTTACGCCTGCGGCTACATCTATTCCTCCTCCAGATCCTTTACCGTATGTTCCTTCTCATCCTACTGCCACCGACAATTCATTGTTTCCTGTAAATACAATTCCGTCGCTTTCCGCTGGTGAGTATCCTCTCTACTCTAGTTATGGCGGATATTCTCCAAAACCTCAgtttcccttttttgaCAACAAAGCAGGCAACTCATTTCCATCCTCAACGTATTCAGATGTGTCCAACATGACGCAACCTGTTGCAATAAGCAATTACACTCTCAATACAAAGTCCtctaatgaaaaagatgaaagcgAACGAGAAGCGGCTCTCATTGACGGTAAATTGCCTGATCCTCTGGCTAGTCTCACCATGCCATCCACTCCAGTGACGGAACTGCCACCTTTGGAATTACGAATCCACTTGGCTGAGGTATTCTTTCATTGTTGTCATGGTCAAGcttataatttatttcaCCGACCcactttttttgaatctcTAAATAATAATACAATTCCTTTGGTACTTGTTTATGCTATTTGCGCCGTTTCCGCGCGCTTCTCCTCACGTATGCATGATCAGTATTCTCCTCCCTATATGGCCGGTGAACAATTTGCTAGAGAGGCTCGTCGACTAGCGTTAGACAATTTTGATAGACCTGATCTGTCACTGGTTGCAGCCCTCCTGTTGTTGTCTTTGCATGATTCTGGGACGGGGGAGAACGGCAAAAGTTGGATGTACGGTGGCATGGCCCTTCGCATGGCCGCTGCATTGCAACTTAATTGTGAGCAAGGAAGCAATCCACTGGATCTTGATAATATTGACTCTGGTCCTCGGATCTCCTTTCTTGAGCGTGAACTTAGACGTCGTACCTTTTGGTCATGCTTTTTGATGGACAGATGTATTTCTTCTCATGAGCATTTGCAgtttttggatgaaaacgACATTGGGATACAACTTCCTGTACACGAGTTGTTATTTACCAAACAAATTGCTGGAGTTACTCAGACTCTGGATGGAAGAATTTTGGAAGGTGTACCGAGTATTGTAATTCCTTCGGATACTACGGAAAACATGGGTGTAGCTGCTTACATTGTCAAGATTATAGCAATCTGGGGAAGAGCTGTCAAGTATTTCAAGCACGATGGTCGACGAAGGGATCCTCATCCATACTGGCATAGAAATTCCGATTTCACTCAAATAAGTGAGGCTCTTTATAAATGGGCTGATGGACTTCCTCAAAGATTGAGGTACTCTGTGGTAGGATTGGAAAATCATCTATCTATACAACAAGGTGCTCAGTATgcatttcttcatttagCTTATCACTACACGTTGATGTGGCTTTTCCGTTCCATTGGCGAGTCCGAAAACAATCAGTTGTCGAGAACATCAAGCACGGTATCTTTGACAGGAAatactatttttttctcgCCAGTGTGGCACAATCCTCATGAGTCTCATAATAGTGAATTTCAAGCTGAACAAAAGCCAGAAAGCCATGTCAATAGTGCAGCAAGGCGTTTACATAAAGCTGCACGCGAAATGTGTTTACGGTGTGCTAATGCAATATCAATGATTGTTGATGATTGTAGGAAACACAATGTAATTTTGACTTCCCCTTTTATTGCTTCAGGTGTTTATACagctttttgtattcaaaCTGAAGCTGCTTTCGGTTTGAATGTATTGGCGGCATCTACGGCTAGGCATAATTTGGAAATTGATTTGAGATTAATGttggaaatgaaaaattattgGGGCTCTATCGGAGCTTTGTGCGAAAGAATGTCTGAAATTTGGGCTGACTGGGTACAACGTACATCCTCTGGTTCTACTGCTAATGACACTGTTGCAAATGAGCctattgatgaagaaaaaatgttaGATTTGGAGAAGCATTTTATGTATATAGCTGAGTCTCCAATGGTTGCCAATCATAACGTTCAAGAAACTTATTCTTCGGATTTGATGTCTCACTTTGGATTACCGAAGAATGCTGATTGGAATCAGTGGAATGGTCTTTGGCCATCGGATGATTTACGAAACTATCAAGAATCAACTATTGATAGTCTGGTAGCATACGCTACCGGAAACCCTGGGTGGAATGTCTCTTTTGCTGGttaa
- the pap1 gene encoding DNA-binding transcription factor, oxidative stress-responsive Pap1/Caf3, whose amino-acid sequence MSTNTESLPVLYSSLYSKEDVPDSIAAISNQNASLEMNMSKKRGPIVDKVSVERSSSDENQYFPDLEDDISEEKPKKYGRKLGENEPQSKRKAQNRAAQRAFRKRKEDHLKTLETQVVSLQQLNSTTNVENDELKRRVKQLEDELVNTRKGSFTFEMNMQHRDPAVLSAPNNMYAPAADQYESSAYDTTPLTQNNSNSSSNQDSTSAKSNQYGVPGLVESNSSMRGTLSPETPVSSDSPQQQLQPHERKRNSASLSPYQDDFFIHHNPSMDGKQFCQKLSSACGSIACSMLTNNTPHRASVDILGDVGQKDGPLDFVETSTDPKSLGSKKPALKPFSKSWYPDETSKFEASKNMAELAGNDLPDYDTIFEPNSNINNAQNYEGDAVADLFSTWREPTENLDKDYFNDEGDTDSMFRTYFRDVDEDQGDDFPIFGVGDNTLNSLNFFNEQKAFANQGDIKKDVSVDLRSVPPEYTNIDLSYISHAAASDGGKVQDKQPSNGTAQDGEVNAEDEVVPFKEENYIKCPEIWSKIMSHPNFSQIDIDDLCSKLKQKAKCSASGVVLDQQEVDQTLGKL is encoded by the coding sequence ATGTCTACTAATACCGAAAGCTTGCCTGTTTTATACTCCTCATTGTATTCAAAGGAAGATGTTCCTGATTCTATTGCCGCTATCTCTAATCAAAATGCGTCTTTGGAGATGAACATGTCAAAAAAACGAGGACCCATTGTAGATAAAGTGAGTGTCGAACGATCATCGTCCGATGAAAACCAATATTTTCCAGATTTAGAAGACGATAtttcagaagaaaagccCAAAAAGTATGGTCGAAAGTTGGGTGAGAATGAACCCCAGTCCAAGAGAAAAGCCCAGAATCGGGCTGCACAACGTGCTTTTCgcaaaagaaaggaagacCATTTGAAGACTTTAGAAACTCAGGTGGTTAGCCTTCAGCAGCTCAACTCAACGACAAACGTAGAGAATGACGAATTGAAGAGGCGAGTTAAGCAATTGGAAGATGAACTTGTTAATACGAGGAAGGgttcttttacttttgaaatgaatatGCAGCATCGAGACCCTGCTGTTCTTTCTGCCCCTAACAACATGTATGCTCCTGCTGCAGACCAATATGAAAGTAGTGCATATGATACTACGCCACTAACTCAAAACAactcaaattcttcttcaaatcaGGATTCAACGTCAGCGAAAAGTAATCAGTATGGAGTTCCTGGATTGGTAGAATCTAATAGTTCAATGCGAGGCACCTTGTCTCCTGAAACTCCGGTTTCTTCCGACTCTCCTCAACAGCAGTTGCAGCCACATGAACGTAAACGGAATTCTGCTTCACTGTCACCATATCAAGATGATTTTTTCATCCATCATAACCCTTCTATGGATGGAAAGCAGTTTTGCCAAAAGTTGTCTTCAGCATGTGGTTCCATTGCTTGTTCCATGTTAACTAATAATACACCTCATCGTGCCAGTGTTGATATTCTTGGCGATGTGGGTCAAAAAGATGGTCCTCTGGATTTCGTTGAGACTTCAACGGATCCAAAATCTTTAGGTTCTAAGAAGCCAGCCTTGAAGCCATTCTCCAAATCTTGGTATCCTGATGAAACGTCGAAATTTGAAGCATCCAAAAATATGGCGGAACTGGCTGGTAATGATTTACCTGATTATGACACTATTTTTGAGCCAAACAGCAACATTAATAATGCTCAAAATTATGAAGGGGATGCTGTGGCAGACTTGTTCTCTACCTGGAGAGAACCCACTGAAAACCTGGATAAAGACTATTTTAATGACGAGGGCGATACGGATAGCATGTTTCGGACATATTTTAGGGATGTTGATGAGGATCAGGGTGATGACTTTCCAATTTTTGGCGTTGGAGATAACACGCTTAATTCCTTGaacttttttaatgaacaaaaagcatTCGCTAACCAAGGGGATATTAAGAAGGATGTTTCTGTCGACTTGCGTAGCGTGCCTCCTGAATACACTAACATTGATTTATCTTATATTTCTCATGCTGCTGCCTCTGATGGAGGCAAGGTACAAGATAAACAACCTAGTAACGGTACAGCCCAGGATGGCGAAGTTAATGCAGAAGATGAAGTTGTTCCATTTAAGGAAGAGAATTATATTAAGTGTCCCGAAATTTGGTCGAAGATAATGAGTCATCCGAACTTTTCGCAAATCGACATTGATGATTTATGTAGCAAGCTGAAACAAAAGGCAAAATGCTCAGCTTCAGGTGTTGTGCTTGATCAACAAGAGGTGGATCAGACATTAGGGAAGCTTTAA
- a CDS encoding chalcone related protein family — protein sequence MFGPYAFSFKFCQNWIWKRPAVMALTSIAAVGTAMKTQKVQCESFVEKLATLADEYNLTKDDSRKSMFLLGSGPRYVSFLGIYVYDVELYVRKQDFRSIQKVLNEHVDHNMGVEMSLKEAQLGSRIIEELLKRKIQYAVRILPARNTNFKHLKGGFTKAMLLRQNHNDEREERMIQSFRNTFPGTGTCLRSTNLSITLTDKEKLLFEHEDREIGSMQDEGLKLSNLFLQSYLVGNKVNSEQARQSICMSLRRIMDGSLNA from the coding sequence ATGTTTGGACCTTATGCATTTTCGTTTAAATTTTGTCAAAACTGGATTTGGAAGCGGCCAGCGGTTATGGCCTTGACTTCTATTGCTGCGGTTGGAACAGCAAtgaaaactcaaaaagtACAATGTGAAAGCTTTGTGGAAAAATTGGCAACTCTTGCTGATGAATACAATTTAACAAAGGATGACAGCCGTAAAAGCATGTTTTTACTTGGATCGGGACCAAGGtatgtttcatttttgggGATTTACGTTTATGATGTTGAGCTTTATGTTCGGAAACAAGATTTTCGTTCCATTCAGAAAGTCCTGAATGAGCATGTGGACCACAATATGGGAGTGGAAATGAGCTTGAAGGAAGCTCAACTCGGAAGCCGTATCATTGAAGAACTCTTAAAACGGAAAATCCAATATGCAGTTCGAATTTTGCCTGCACGAAATACCAACTTTAAGCATTTAAAGGGTGGATTTACAAAAGCGATGCTTTTGCGCCAAAATCACAATGACGAACGTGAAGAGCGTATGATTCAAAGCTTCCGAAACACATTCCCTGGAACCGGAACTTGTCTTCGATCCACCAATCTCTCCATCACCTTGACggataaagaaaaattgctATTTGAACACGAAGATCGTGAGATTGGCAGCATGCAGGATGAAGGGCTGAAACTTTCCAATCTGTTTCTTCAATCGTACCTTGTTGGAAACAAGGTAAACAGTGAACAAGCGCGTCAATCTATTTGTATGAGTTTACGACGAATCATGGATGGTTCTTTGAATGCCTAA
- the rpl1502 gene encoding 60S ribosomal protein L15 produces MGAYKYLEELSKKKQSDVNLFLSRVRAWEYRQMNVVHRASRPSRPDKARRLGYKAKQGYVVYRIRVRRGGRKRPIPKGQVYGKPVHQGVNHLKYQRSLRCTAEERVGRRCANLRVLNSYWVNQDATYKFYEVICVDPSHKAVRRDPRINWICNAVHKHREARGLTSIGKKSRGIAKGHRFNNSPQYATWLRHNTLSLRRYR; encoded by the coding sequence atgGGTGCTTACAAGTATTTGGAAGAGCTTTCTAAGAAGAAGCAGTCTGATGTGAACTTGTTCTTGTCTCGTGTTCGCGCTTGGGAATACCGTCAAATGAACGTTGTTCACCGCGCTAGCCGCCCTTCTCGTCCTGACAAGGCTCGTCGTTTGGGCTACAAGGCCAAGCAAGGCTACGTTGTCTACCGCATCCGTGTTCGTCGCGGTGGCCGTAAGCGCCCTATTCCTAAGGGTCAAGTCTACGGTAAGCCCGTCCACCAGGGTGTTAACCACCTCAAGTACCAACGCTCTCTCCGCTGCACTGCTGAAGAGCGTGTCGGCCGTCGTTGCGCTAACTTGCGTGTCCTCAACTCTTACTGGGTTAACCAAGACGCTACCTACAAGTTCTACGAAGTTATCTGCGTCGACCCCTCTCACAAGGCCGTCCGCCGTGATCCTCGCATTAACTGGATCTGCAACGCTGTTCACAAGCACCGTGAGGCTCGTGGTCTTACCTCTATTGGTAAGAAGTCTCGTGGTATCGCCAAGGGTCACCGTTTCAACAACTCTCCCCAATATGCCACCTGGCTCCGTCACAACACCTTGTCTCTTCGCAGATACCGTTAA
- the atg12 gene encoding autophagy associated ubiquitin-like protein modifier Atg12 has product MASSSNAVEDRLSKKLESLHTGEETNHLQEKVNEIISSYNEKENRKVNLRFKAIGRTPLLRKNVFAINASHRFDKVIRFLKKELSLQPDSSLLLYVNYCFAPAPDEIIGNLYDNFSIDGYLLIYYCVNVAFG; this is encoded by the exons ATGGCTTCTTCCTCAAATGCTGTTGAAGATCGACTGAGTAAAAAGTTAGAGTCCCTTCACACaggagaagaaacaaatcatctacaagaaaaagtcaaTGAAATTATCAGCAGCTataacgaaaaagaaaatcgaAAAG TGAATTTACGATTCAAGGCCATTGGAAGAACTCCTTTGCTTCGTAAAAACGTATTTGCTATTAATGCAAGTCATCGCTTTGACAAAGTCATTAGGTTCTTAAAAAAGGAGCTCAGTTTACAACCTGATTCATCCTTG TTACTCTATGTGAACTACTGTTTTGCTCCTGCTCCTGATGAAATTATTGGCAATTTATATGATAACTTTAGTATTGACGGATATCTTCTCATTTATTATTGTGTGAATGTCGCTTTTGGATAA